ATTTGACCACGTCGACGATACGGAAATCCCGCACGGCGTGCTGGAACGCGCGCAATGGTTCAGTCGGTGGTTCGTCGTGGGCATAACGCAGTTCCAGGTAACTCCTCATCAGGCTTGCCAGTTCCTCGCGCTGGCCGGGCAGCGCCCGGGCGGCGCGGCTCAGGTAATGCTGCGGGCCTTCGGCCGGGCGACGCGCGATACCATGGCGCGCGAGCTTCCGCTCCAGCTCGCGCAGCGCGTCGCGCAATGGGTCGCGCGGCTGCCGCCGCAGCAAGGCCCACGCCAGCCCGATCGCGATGAACAGCACCCCGCCGATCGCCAGCAATACGCCCAGCGTCGCCGTGTCGGCGTCGCGGATGCCGAACGGCGTCAGCAGGCCGCGCTGGCGCAGCGCGTCAAAACCGATAACGCCCTGGTCCCACCAGCGGTTGACGATGTCCCAGCGATTGCGCAGGCCCTGCAGCCAGTCGTGGCGATACCAGGCCAACTGGCCGCCGGCGGCGGCCGCCGCGCCCAGCGAGACCCGCTCCGGGCGCACCGCGCCGGTGGGATCCACGCGCACCCAGCCGCGCCCGGCCAGCCATACCTCGCTCCAGGCGTGTGCGTCGGAATAGCGCACCAGCAGGTAGTCGCCGAGCTTGTTCCAGTAGCCGCCCTGGTAGCCGGTGACCACCCGCGCCGGGATGCCGGCGGCGCGCATCAGCACGGTGAACGCCGACGAGTAGTGTTCGCAGAAACCCTCGTGGGTGTCGAACAGAAAGTCGTCCACCGAGTCGCGTCCCAGCGGCGCCGGGGCCAGCGTGTAGCGGAAGCCGCCATCGTGGAACAGCGCCAGCGCGGCCTGCACGATGGCCGCATCGTCGCTGCCGTAGCGCTGCCGCCACTGCGCGGCCAGCGCGTGCGTGCGCGGGTTGAAATCCGCCGGCAGGCTCAGGCCGAGGCGGCGCGAGCGCTCGTCCAGCTCAGGCTGCAGCCGGTAGCGCAGTGCCGACCGTCCGACGTAGTCGAGCGGGTCGTTGACAGGCTTGTCGGCCATCACTTCGCGGTCGGCCTGCAGGGTGGCCTGCGCCGGCGCCTGCAGCGGCACGTCGAGCATCGGCAGCATGCGGCGCCAGGTCGGCTGCAGGCTGATCCGGTAGGGGACCGAACTGGCGACCTCGAGCGGCGCCGGTTGCCGCGGCGGCGCGTAGCGCGGGTCGAGGCGGCGCCAGCTGCGGCCGTCGAAATGCCACATCACGTAGGCGCGGAAGTAGCGCTGGTCCGGTGCGGGCGGCGCGCCATCGAAGCTGACCCGCATCGCGGGGTGGTCGTCGGTGAGCAGGTCGGTGAAGTTGCCCGGCGTCATGCTGTCGCTGAGGCCGGTGCGCGCCTGGTCCTGCGCGGGCGCGCCCCACAGCGGCGAGCTCAGCCGCGGCACCAGCAGGAAGGCCAGCAGGGCCAGCGGTAGCGCCGCCGCAGTCAGCGCCAGCGCCGGCAGCAGTGCCCGCGGCAGGCTGGGCGCCGGCAGTTGCCCGGGTTCCAGCGCGCCCAGGGTGGCCAGTGCCGGCAGCAGACTCAGCGCGACCACCACGGTGGTGACCAGACCCTGGTCGAACAGCAGCGCGACCATCAGGGCGAAGCAGGCGAAGCTGATGCCCACGCGCACGTCGCGTGCGACCTCGGTTTCCAGCAGCTTGAGGATCAGCAGGCCGACCGCCAGCGCCGCGCCCGGCGCGCGGCCGAAAATGTTGCCGTACTGCACGATCACCGCCAGCGTCAGCAGGGCCAGCAGGGGCAGCTTGAGCCAGCGCGGTACCCGGCCGGCGTGGCGCCGCCGCTGCCACCAGCGCCAACCGAGAATCAGCGCCAGCGCGATGGCGAGCCACCACGGCAGGTGCGGCGCGTGCAGCCCGAGCACCAGTGCCATGGTCAGGCTGAGCAGGTCGAACGCACGGGTGTCGATCGGCCGCTCGCTTGGCGGTCGGGGCCGGCGCGGCGTCATGGCAACTGCGCCAGCGCGTTCATGCAGCGCGCGTAGTGCAGCGGGCCGCTGCCGCCGGGGATCTCGTTGCCGGGCAGCCACAGGCTGTAGTGGCGACGCTGGGCCTGGGCCTCGTTCAGCCAGCGCGCCAGCCGGGCGATGCGCGCCTCATTGTCCAGCCCGCCCAGCTGGCGCCAGTCCAGCTGCCATTGCGGGTGGCTTTGCGGCTGCTCGAAGTCCTTCACCAGCAGGTTTTCGTGGCGGGCGCTGGCCTTCCAGGCGATGTGCCGCTGCGGGTCGCCGGCGCGGTAGTCGCGTAGCGCGGCCAGTTCGTCGCCGCGATGCAGGCGCATATGACGGGCGTCGTCGGCGCGGGCCTGTGGCGGCGGCCCGGCCGCTTCCGCGCACGGCCAGACCAGCACGGATTGCTCGGGGTGCAACCAACTCCAGGCGCGGAACAGGCCCAGCGGCCAGCTGCTCCACACGCGCAGCCGCGGCAGCGGCTGCCAGCCGCGCCGTTCGGTGGGCAGGGCCAGTTTCACCAGGGCGCTGGCATGGCCGTCGAGCGCAAAGGCGATGGTGCTGGCACCGAGATCGACGCGGATGGCGTTGCGTGGTCGGCGGGAGTCGAACGCGAGGGTGAGCTCGAGTGGCTGGCCGGCGGCCGCGTGGCCGGCGCGGATGTGGCCCAGGCGCAGGCCGTCGAGGCTGCGGAACGCCACCAGCATGCTGGCGGCGCTGGCCGCGCCGAGCAGGCAGGTGAGCAGCAGGCCGGCGTTGTTCGAGTAGTTCAGCGCACCGACCAGCATCACCAGCAGCAGCACGGAAAAGCCGAGACCGAAGCCGGTCGGCACGATATAGATACGCCGCCGGTGCAGTTCGATCGGCAGGCTCTCGGGGCGACGGTAGCGGGTGAGCGCGGGCAGCCGGCGCTCGGCCCGTCGCTGCAGCTGCTGCAGCAGGTCGCGCATCAATCCACCGCCACCTCGGCCAGCAGCAGGCCGGTGAAGATCGGGCCGGGGTGGAAGCGGAACTGGCCGGTTTCGCGTTCGTACACACTGACCCCGATGATGTCCGACGGCAGCAGGTCGCTGGTGAACTGCACACGCTGGAATTCCAGCGCGAAGGTGGCCGCCAGCGCGTGCGCCAGGGTGGTCTTGCCCACGCCGGGCACGTCCTCCAGCAGCAGGTGGCCGCCGGCAATCAGGCAGGTGAAGGCGAGTTTCACCTGGCGCGGCTTACCCAGCAGCACGCGGTTGACCTGGGCCATTGCGGCGTCCAGTCGCTGCTGCAGCGGTTCGTCGTGGGGCTGGGTCAGTGCGGACATGAAGCTCCGTTCCTCAAGCATGGGCAGGTGGCTGGAGGCAGTGTAGCCGCCGCTTCAGGGCAGCTCGACGCCAGCCTCGCGCAGCAGCCGCGCCAACGCGATCAGCGGCAGGCCGATCAGTGCGCTGGGGTCGCAGTTGTCGATCGCCTCGAACAGGCTGATGCCGAGGCCTTCGCATTTGAAGCTGCCGGCGCAGTCCAGCGGCTGTTCGCGTTCGACGTAGCGGGCGATCTCCGCCGCGTCCAGTTCGCGGAAACGCACGCGGGTATGGTCGACGTGGGTATGCCGGCGGCCATTGCGGGTGTCGAGCAGGCACAGCGCGGTGTGGAAATGCACTTCGCGGCCGGAGCTGGCAGCGAGCTGGGCGCGGGCGCGTTCGGCGTTGCCGGGCTTGTCGAGGATCAGCCCGTCGAGTTCGGCGACCTGGTCGGAGCCGATCACCAGCGCGCCGGGATGTTCCCGCGCCACCGCTTCGGCCTTGGCGATCGCCAGGCGCAGGGCGCGTGCGGCGGGAGGCTCGTCCGGCTGCGGGGTTTCGTCGGTGCCGGGCGCGGCCTGCTCAAAATCCGGGAGCAGCCGGCGCAGCAGTTCGGCGCGGTAGCGCGAGGTCGAACCCAGCACGATGCATGGTATCTGCAGCGCGCTCATGTGTCCGATTCGCGCCGGATGTGTTCGCGCATCGCGCTGTTGAGATCGGTCTGGGCCTGATCGAGGGCCTTCAGCAATGGCTGCAGGCGGTCGCGAGTACCGCGCATCGAGGCGGCGGCTTCGTCCAGTTCATGCTGGCTGGCGCGCGGCGAGCGGTCGCGGATCCACAGGCGCTGCTGCAGCAGCGCGCGCAGGCCGGCGTCGATCGCGTGCTGCGCGTCCTGTTCGCTGGCGGCCGGCAGGTCGGGATTGAGCGACATCACCGCATGCGCCTGCTGCAGGCCGCTGCGACAGGTTTTCAGGTCGGTTTCCAGCCGGTCGGCCAGGTCGAGCAGGGTCTTGAGGCTGCTGCCGCGCCTTGTCTGGCGCCGGCGCAGCAGCATGGCGGCGGCCACCAGGACAATCAGCAGCGCCAGCAGCACGACGGCACCGAGCGTCAGATAGGAATTCAAGGGCGGGGGCTCGGGCAACGGGATGTTCAGTCTGCCCCATCGGAGCCGGATCAGGCAAAATGGGCGGCCGGCGGGTGGGGCGGTGCCGTTCCGCCGCCGCGTCGGTTGACTTCGCGCCGTGTCGAACCTAACATTCCGCGACTATGTCCGTGACACTGCCAGAGTCCGTGGACGCTTGGCGCATGGTCTCGGCGCGGCGTTCGTTCGAGGGAACGCTACCCATCGCGGCCCTGTCCCGCCTGTGTGGAGTATTGGCGGACACCGATGGACAGCTGCAGTACGGGCTGGATTTCGGCCGTGACGAGCTGGGCATTAGCTATGTCGACGTTCGCGTGCGGGCTTCGCTGGCGCTCGTATGCCAGCGCACGCTGGAGCCGTTCAAGCTGCCGGTGGCGGTGGATACCCGGCTTGGCCTGATCCGGCAGGAGCGCGACGAGGCTGGTTTGCCGCCGGATTGCGAGCCGCTGCTGGTGGCCGAGGATGGCCGCTTGAACCCGGCGGATGTGATTGAAGACGAATTGCTGTTGGCGCTGCCGCTGGTTCCGGTCAACCCGGACAGCAGCCTGCCCGACGAAGTGACAGGCCATGAACCGGACCGTTCCGGCGAGGGGCATTCCGAAAGTCCGTTCGCGGTGTTGCGCGAACTGAAGAAGTAACCGCTGGTCCGGATCACCCGATCCGGGCCATGACGCAACAGATCACCTTAGTTTCAACCATCGAGTTTCAGCTGGAGAACCATCATGGCCGTTGCCAAGAGCCGCCGTACCCCGTCCACCCGCGGCATGCGTCGTGCGCACGACGCGCTGAAGACCGTGCAGCTGTCCACCGACCCGACCAGCGGCGAGGTGCATCAGCGCCACCACGTCACCAAGGACGGCTACTACCGCGGCAAGAAAGTGATCGAGACCAAGGGCGCGGTGTCGGTCGAGGATTGATCGGCTTCGCGGAGCCCCGCGGGGTTCCCGGATTCCGGTCAGGCGAGACGGCGCGGCAACGCGCCGTTTTGCGTTGACGGACACCACGAATGACGCAGGGGACGGTTGCGCTGGCGCCGTTCAAGGCGTTCAATCCTTCGTTTACGTTGATGGACAGCCGAATGGCCCAGATCTATTCCCGCATCATCGCCACCGGCAGTGCGTTGCCCGAGCGCGTGGTAACCAACGCCGATCTGGAAAAGATCGTCGACACCAGTGACGAGTGGATCCGCACCCGCACCGGCATCCGCCAGCGCCATATCGCCGCCGACGGCGAGACCACCGGCGACCTGGCTTTCCGCGCCGCGCAGAATGCGCTGGAAGCGGCAGGCGTCAGGGCATCCGAACTCGACCTGATCGTGCTGGGCACGACCACGCCGGACATCATCTTCCCGTCCACCGCCTGCCTGGTGCAGGATCGCCTCGGTGCGAACGGCTGCGCCGCGTTCGACGTCAACGCGGCCTGCTCGGGCTTCATGTACGCACTTGGCATCGCCGACAAATTCATCAGGAGCGGCCAGTCGAAGAAGGCGCTGGTGATCGGCGCCGAGACGCTGACCCGGATGGTCGACTGGGGCGAGCGCGAGACCTGCGTGCTGTTCGGCGACGGCGCCGGCGCCGTGGTGCTGGAAGCTGCCAGCGAACCGGGCGTCTACGCCACCTGCCTGCACGCCGACGGCGGCTACAAGGAACTGCTGTGGAACCCGGTCGGCGTGTCGGCCGGCTTCAAGGACGAGCCGAACCACGGCGTGCGTATCCGCATGGCCGGTCGCGAGGTGTTCAAGGTCGCGGTGAAGACGCTCGACTCGCTGGTCGGCGAGACCCTGCATGCCGCCGGCATGGACGAGTCGCAGGTGGATTGGCTGATTCCGCACCAGGCCAACCTGCGCATCATCGAGGCGACCGCGAAGCGGCTGAACATGTCGATGGAGCGCGTCATCGTGACAGTCGACAAGCATGCCAACACCTCGTCCGGTTCGGTACCGCTGGCGCTGGACTACGCGGTACGCTCGGGCAAGGTGCAGCGCGGCCAGAACCTGCTGCTGGAGGCGTTCGGCGGCGGCTTCACCTGGGCGTCGGCACTGCTGCGCTATTGAGCCCCACGGTCCCGGGGCGCTCTCCACGATGCTGCGCACTTGGGCGTCGTCGTGTTTTGTGTCCCGGAAAACGTTGAATACAGCTGCGTACGGCCGGCAATGCTGGCACCATGGTGGTTTTCGTCGACGGGGTTCGCCCATCCCATGAGTTCCATTGCCGCTACGCTCGCTTTCGTTTTCCCCGGCCAGGGTTCGCAATCGGTCGGCATGCTGGCCGAGCTGGCGGCAGCGCACGCTGAAGTGCAGGCTGCGTTCGAGGAAGCCTCGCAGGGCGCCGGCGTCGACCTGTGGGCGCTGAGCCAGGGGCAGGAAGAACAGCTCAACCGCACCGAGAACACCCAGCCGGCACTGCTGGCCGCCAGCGTGGCGGTGTGGCGCGTGTGGCAAAAGCTCGGCGGCGCACAGCCGGCGCAGCTGTCCGGCCACAGCCTGGGCGAGTACAGCGCGCTGGTCTGCGCCGGCGCGCTGTCGCTGCATGACGCGGCGGCGCTGGTGGCCGAGCGTGGCCGGCTGATGCAGGCGGCGGTACCGGCGGGGGTGGGCGCGATGGCGGCGATTCTCGGCGGCGACGACGCGCAGATCGCGCAGGTATGCGCGGAAGTGGCACAGGGCCAGGTGGTGGCCCCGGCCAACTACAATTCGCCGGGACAGCTGGTGATCGCCGGCAACGTCGAGGCGGTGGACCGCGCGCTGGCCCGGCTCGCCGAGCTGGGCGTGAAGAAGGCGATCAAGCTGGCCGTGTCGGTGCCTTCGCACTGCATGCTGATGCGCGAGGCTGCCGACCGCCTGGGCGAGCGCATGGCCGCGATCGACTGGCAGCTGCCGTCGACCCCGGTGATCCAGAACGCCGAGGCGAGGAGCTACGCCACGCTCGACGGGATCCGCGGCGCGCTGCAGCGCCAGCTGTACCTGCCGGTGCGCTGGACCGAATGCGTGCAGGCACTGGCCGCCGGCGGTGCCACCCGCGTCGCCGAATGCGGTCCGGGCAAGGTGCTGACTGGCCTGATCAAGCGCATCGACAAGAGCATCGAGGCGCGTGCGATCGGCACTCCGGCCGAACTCGATGCCGCCCGCGCCGAATGGGCGTGAACACAGATTCCGATTCCGAAGGAACGATCCATGAGCAAACCACTGCAGGGTGAAATCGTGCTGGTCACCGGCGCCAGCCGCGGCATCGGCGCGGCGATCGCGGACGAGCTGGCGGCGATGGGCGCCACCGTGATCGGCACCGCCACCAGCGAAGGCGGCGCGGCCGCGATCGGCGATCGGCTCGCCGCGCATGGCGGCCACGGCCGCGTGCTGAACGTCACCGACGGCGCTGCGGTCGAGGGCCTGGTCGAAGCGATCGCGAAGGAATTCGGCGCGGTCTCGATCCTGGTCAACAACGCCGGCATCACCCGCGACCAGTTGCTGCTGCGCATGAAGGACGAGGACTGGCAGGCGATCATCGACACCAATCTCACCTCGGTCTACCGCACCTCCAAGGCAGTGCTGCGCGGCATGATGAAGGCGCGCAAAGGCCGCATCATCTCGATTGCCTCGGTGATCGGACTCACCGGCAACCCGGGCCAGGCCAACTACGCGGCGGCCAAGGCGGGGATCATCGCGTTCTCCAAGTCGCTGGCGCGCGAGATCGGCGGCCGCGGCATCACCGTCAACGTGGTGGCGCCGGGCTTCATCGACACCGACATGACGCGCGCACTCCCCGAGGAGTCGAAGCAGGCGCTGCTCGGCCAGATCGCGTTGGGGCGGCTGGGTGAGGTGACGGACATCGCCAAGGCAGTGGGTTTCCTGGCTTCGCCGGCGGCAGCCTACATCACCGGGGAAACCCTGCACGTCAACGGCGGCATGTACATGCCGTAGCTCGGATGGACGCAGTTGTCGCCAGCGAACCCGTTTTGGGCGACAATTGCGCTTTCGCGCCGGTCATGGGGGACAGCGTGCCTTCGTCATCGGCCAGGCGTGGCGGCCTCGCGGTTTAGCCACTACAATGCGCCGGCCTTTCGCGGGCCTCGCGCCGGCACAGACAATCAATTACTCCCTTGAGAGGTATGGGCAACATGAGCACCATCGAAGAGCGCGTCAAGAAAATCGTCGTCGAGCAGCTCGGCGTGAAGGAAGATGAAGTCACGGCGAACGCTTCGTTCGTGGACGATCTGGGCGCAGATTCGCTGGACACGGTGGAGCTGGTGATGGCGCTCGAGGAAGAGTTCGAGACCGAGATTCCCGACGAGGACGCCGAGAAGATCACCACCGTGCAGCAGGCCGTCGACTACATCAAGGCCCACTCCAAGGATTGATCGCCACGGAATTGATCGCCGCCGACCGGGCCGGCCTGCTTCGCGCGGGTCGACCCATTCACGCGGCGGCACCGAACGCTGCGCCTTCTTGGCGCAGTTTTCGTTTCTGCAATTTGTAACGTCCAACCCCGTATGGTGGGCAGGACGCCCGCCAGGCACGATCGGGCGACGTCCCTGCGAGCTGCGCGGGACGGCTGCCGGCAGCGGCAGATCCACGCAATCACCCAAGGAACATCAGCATGAGCAAGCGACGTGTAGTAGTGACCGGCATGGGCATCATCTCGCCGGTCGGCAACGACATCGCCAGCGCCTGGGATCGTGTGCTCAAGGGCGTCAGCGGCATCGGCCCGGTCACCCACTTCGACACTTCCGCTTATTCCACGCGCATCGCCGGCCAGGTCAGCGGCTTCGATCCGGCCGAGTGGATGCCGCTCAAGGACGTCAAGAAGATGGACCCGTTCATCCACTACGGCGTGGCGGCGGGCACCCAGGCCCTGCGCGATTCCGGGCTGGAAGTGACCGAAGCGAACGCGCCGCGCATCGGCGTGGCGGTGGGCGCCGGCATCGGCGGCCTGTACACGATCGAGGCGACCACGCTGGAGCTGGCGGCGAAGGGTCCGCGCCGGGTCTCGCCGTTCTACGTGCCCAGCTCGATCATCAACATGGTCTCGGGCCAGCTGTCGATCATGTTCGGCCTGAAGGGCCCGAACATCGCCTGCGTCACCGCCTGCACCACCGGCGCGCACAACATCGGCCTGGCCGCGCGGATGATCCAGTACGGCGATGCCGACGCGATGATCGCCGGCGGCGCCGAGTTCGCCACCACCGGCACCGCGATGGCCGGCTTCTGCTCGGCCAAGGCGATGTCCACCCGCAACGACGAGCCGGCCAAGGCCAGCCGTCCGTGGGACAAG
This genomic stretch from Rhodanobacter thiooxydans harbors:
- the rpmF gene encoding 50S ribosomal protein L32, coding for MAVAKSRRTPSTRGMRRAHDALKTVQLSTDPTSGEVHQRHHVTKDGYYRGKKVIETKGAVSVED
- the fabG gene encoding 3-oxoacyl-ACP reductase FabG, with the translated sequence MSKPLQGEIVLVTGASRGIGAAIADELAAMGATVIGTATSEGGAAAIGDRLAAHGGHGRVLNVTDGAAVEGLVEAIAKEFGAVSILVNNAGITRDQLLLRMKDEDWQAIIDTNLTSVYRTSKAVLRGMMKARKGRIISIASVIGLTGNPGQANYAAAKAGIIAFSKSLAREIGGRGITVNVVAPGFIDTDMTRALPEESKQALLGQIALGRLGEVTDIAKAVGFLASPAAAYITGETLHVNGGMYMP
- a CDS encoding YceD family protein encodes the protein MVSARRSFEGTLPIAALSRLCGVLADTDGQLQYGLDFGRDELGISYVDVRVRASLALVCQRTLEPFKLPVAVDTRLGLIRQERDEAGLPPDCEPLLVAEDGRLNPADVIEDELLLALPLVPVNPDSSLPDEVTGHEPDRSGEGHSESPFAVLRELKK
- a CDS encoding beta-ketoacyl-ACP synthase III, with product MAQIYSRIIATGSALPERVVTNADLEKIVDTSDEWIRTRTGIRQRHIAADGETTGDLAFRAAQNALEAAGVRASELDLIVLGTTTPDIIFPSTACLVQDRLGANGCAAFDVNAACSGFMYALGIADKFIRSGQSKKALVIGAETLTRMVDWGERETCVLFGDGAGAVVLEAASEPGVYATCLHADGGYKELLWNPVGVSAGFKDEPNHGVRIRMAGREVFKVAVKTLDSLVGETLHAAGMDESQVDWLIPHQANLRIIEATAKRLNMSMERVIVTVDKHANTSSGSVPLALDYAVRSGKVQRGQNLLLEAFGGGFTWASALLRY
- a CDS encoding transglutaminase TgpA family protein; this translates as MTPRRPRPPSERPIDTRAFDLLSLTMALVLGLHAPHLPWWLAIALALILGWRWWQRRRHAGRVPRWLKLPLLALLTLAVIVQYGNIFGRAPGAALAVGLLILKLLETEVARDVRVGISFACFALMVALLFDQGLVTTVVVALSLLPALATLGALEPGQLPAPSLPRALLPALALTAAALPLALLAFLLVPRLSSPLWGAPAQDQARTGLSDSMTPGNFTDLLTDDHPAMRVSFDGAPPAPDQRYFRAYVMWHFDGRSWRRLDPRYAPPRQPAPLEVASSVPYRISLQPTWRRMLPMLDVPLQAPAQATLQADREVMADKPVNDPLDYVGRSALRYRLQPELDERSRRLGLSLPADFNPRTHALAAQWRQRYGSDDAAIVQAALALFHDGGFRYTLAPAPLGRDSVDDFLFDTHEGFCEHYSSAFTVLMRAAGIPARVVTGYQGGYWNKLGDYLLVRYSDAHAWSEVWLAGRGWVRVDPTGAVRPERVSLGAAAAAGGQLAWYRHDWLQGLRNRWDIVNRWWDQGVIGFDALRQRGLLTPFGIRDADTATLGVLLAIGGVLFIAIGLAWALLRRQPRDPLRDALRELERKLARHGIARRPAEGPQHYLSRAARALPGQREELASLMRSYLELRYAHDEPPTEPLRAFQHAVRDFRIVDVVK
- the fabF gene encoding beta-ketoacyl-ACP synthase II, which produces MSKRRVVVTGMGIISPVGNDIASAWDRVLKGVSGIGPVTHFDTSAYSTRIAGQVSGFDPAEWMPLKDVKKMDPFIHYGVAAGTQALRDSGLEVTEANAPRIGVAVGAGIGGLYTIEATTLELAAKGPRRVSPFYVPSSIINMVSGQLSIMFGLKGPNIACVTACTTGAHNIGLAARMIQYGDADAMIAGGAEFATTGTAMAGFCSAKAMSTRNDEPAKASRPWDKDRDGFVLSDGAGVLMLEEYEHAKARGARIYAELVGFGMSGDAFHMTAPSEGGEGAARCIQTALDDAGLNPAEVQYINAHGTSTPLGDLGEVMAAKKVFGDHAYKLAMSSTKSTTGHLLGAAGGVEAIFSILALRDQVLPPTINLDEPGEGCDLDFVANTAREAKVEVALSNSFGFGGTNGTLAFRRV
- the acpP gene encoding acyl carrier protein, translated to MSTIEERVKKIVVEQLGVKEDEVTANASFVDDLGADSLDTVELVMALEEEFETEIPDEDAEKITTVQQAVDYIKAHSKD
- a CDS encoding Maf family protein, with the protein product MSALQIPCIVLGSTSRYRAELLRRLLPDFEQAAPGTDETPQPDEPPAARALRLAIAKAEAVAREHPGALVIGSDQVAELDGLILDKPGNAERARAQLAASSGREVHFHTALCLLDTRNGRRHTHVDHTRVRFRELDAAEIARYVEREQPLDCAGSFKCEGLGISLFEAIDNCDPSALIGLPLIALARLLREAGVELP
- the fabD gene encoding ACP S-malonyltransferase — its product is MSSIAATLAFVFPGQGSQSVGMLAELAAAHAEVQAAFEEASQGAGVDLWALSQGQEEQLNRTENTQPALLAASVAVWRVWQKLGGAQPAQLSGHSLGEYSALVCAGALSLHDAAALVAERGRLMQAAVPAGVGAMAAILGGDDAQIAQVCAEVAQGQVVAPANYNSPGQLVIAGNVEAVDRALARLAELGVKKAIKLAVSVPSHCMLMREAADRLGERMAAIDWQLPSTPVIQNAEARSYATLDGIRGALQRQLYLPVRWTECVQALAAGGATRVAECGPGKVLTGLIKRIDKSIEARAIGTPAELDAARAEWA
- a CDS encoding DUF58 domain-containing protein: MRDLLQQLQRRAERRLPALTRYRRPESLPIELHRRRIYIVPTGFGLGFSVLLLVMLVGALNYSNNAGLLLTCLLGAASAASMLVAFRSLDGLRLGHIRAGHAAAGQPLELTLAFDSRRPRNAIRVDLGASTIAFALDGHASALVKLALPTERRGWQPLPRLRVWSSWPLGLFRAWSWLHPEQSVLVWPCAEAAGPPPQARADDARHMRLHRGDELAALRDYRAGDPQRHIAWKASARHENLLVKDFEQPQSHPQWQLDWRQLGGLDNEARIARLARWLNEAQAQRRHYSLWLPGNEIPGGSGPLHYARCMNALAQLP